In Campylobacter sp. VBCF_01 NA2, one DNA window encodes the following:
- a CDS encoding DnaJ C-terminal domain-containing protein has protein sequence MANSSLYETLGISKSASADEIKKAYRRLARKYHPDINKDPGAEEKFKEINAAYEILSDEKKRAQYDQYGDSMFGGQNFHDFAKGSAGMGDLNDILNSIFGGFSGAKGSRGGFDFGGGFNPFGFGAGFSGGFGADLDKHSAIEIPFDTAINGGEMSINLGGENVKFKIPAGINTGEKLRIRGKGNSNGEQSGDLILEIKISPSAEYERNGDDLSKKIDVPLKTALFGGKIEVATPKKTATIKISKNTKNGQKYRLKGYGVQNRKTKILGDLYAVVNITLPDADSLSDEAREVLEKL, from the coding sequence ATGGCAAATTCTAGCCTTTATGAGACTCTCGGCATTAGCAAATCTGCCAGTGCTGACGAGATTAAAAAAGCCTATCGCAGGCTCGCTAGAAAGTATCACCCAGATATCAACAAAGACCCCGGCGCAGAGGAAAAATTCAAAGAAATCAACGCAGCGTATGAAATTTTAAGCGATGAGAAAAAACGCGCTCAGTATGACCAATACGGAGATTCTATGTTTGGTGGCCAAAATTTCCACGATTTCGCCAAGGGTTCGGCTGGCATGGGCGATTTAAACGACATTTTAAACAGCATTTTTGGCGGATTTTCTGGCGCAAAGGGCTCACGCGGGGGCTTTGATTTTGGTGGCGGGTTTAATCCGTTTGGATTCGGCGCTGGGTTTAGTGGTGGATTTGGCGCGGATTTAGACAAACACAGCGCGATCGAAATCCCCTTTGACACCGCGATAAATGGCGGAGAAATGAGTATAAATTTAGGTGGCGAAAATGTGAAATTCAAAATCCCAGCAGGGATCAACACAGGCGAGAAACTGCGCATTAGGGGTAAAGGCAACTCAAACGGCGAGCAAAGCGGGGATTTGATTTTGGAGATTAAAATTTCGCCAAGCGCTGAGTATGAGCGCAACGGCGATGATTTGAGCAAAAAAATCGATGTCCCGCTAAAAACTGCGCTTTTTGGTGGCAAAATCGAGGTCGCCACACCCAAAAAAACAGCCACGATTAAAATCAGCAAAAACACCAAAAACGGCCAAAAATACCGCCTCAAAGGCTATGGCGTGCAAAACCGCAAAACCAAAATTTTAGGCGACCTTTACGCCGTGGTAAATATCACGCTACCAGACGCCGATAGCCTAAGCGATGAAGCGCGCGAAGTGCTAGAAAAATTATAA
- a CDS encoding heat shock protein transcriptional repressor HspR has protein sequence MHDYDEPVYLISIVAKVLDIHPQTLRQYEREGLVKPGRTDGKMRLYSARDMDKIRMIVNLTKELGVNLAGVDVIFRLQDQISEYEKEIEILRSKILELGGEI, from the coding sequence ATGCACGATTATGACGAGCCGGTTTATCTAATCTCAATCGTAGCCAAGGTGCTAGATATCCACCCCCAAACCCTGCGCCAATACGAGCGCGAGGGGCTAGTCAAGCCGGGTAGAACGGACGGCAAAATGAGGCTGTATTCGGCGCGCGATATGGATAAAATCCGTATGATAGTAAATCTCACAAAGGAGCTCGGCGTGAATTTAGCGGGCGTGGATGTGATTTTTAGACTGCAAGATCAAATCAGCGAATACGAAAAAGAGATTGAAATTTTGCGCAGCAAAATCTTAGAACTCGGCGGGGAGATTTGA